A window of Cydia fagiglandana chromosome Z, ilCydFagi1.1, whole genome shotgun sequence genomic DNA:
agacatagacatagaaaaactttatttaacatcACAAACATCAAATTAATGGTACTTGAacataaaatcttaaaaaacttCCAACACAAAATTAAGTTTATGTtaacatacttacagggtgatTGGAAATTCGCCATATTCCTTGAAAGGGGTTATTCTATGGGTCATTTGCAATGATTTAAGTCCAGTCAACCAGGGGTCAAAACTCATTGGTTTTCAAGTTATTTGAGTTTAcaggtttttgtttgaaaaaccCGCCTTTCGACTAAAAAGTTGTAATTGTGAAAAAACTACTCAAATTTGGAATTAAAAAAAGCATTCATCTAATAGCCAATAAACTACTGATTAcgtgaaataaaaaaagattGCCAAAATTTTCCAAAAAGGATTTGAAGTCacaattttttgtaattttcccCAAACTTTGTAACATTTTAAGGCATTACTTTAAAAAATACAGAAATACGTTCCTCAGTTGCTCACCGTTCCCTTCAAAAAGGGGCTCGACTCAGCATGATGTTgcagtaaaattaactgcaacgctggttttcagtcggaccctaataaaataataaagaacctaaagtaaataaagaaaatacaaTATGTGACGGACCGGAGCGTGGAGTGCAAGTTATAAAAACATATGTGTGCTTTCTATGTGTGTTCTTTAGTTTATGTACAGtatcatattaaaaaaaaccgggcaagtgcgagtcggactcgcgcacgaagggttccgtaccataatgcaaaaaaaaaacaaaaaaagcaaaaaaaaagtactgaccactcccgacgttgcttaactttggtcaaaaatcacgtttgttgtatgggagccccatttaaatctttattttattatgtttttactattggttgttatagcggcaacagaaatacatcatctgtgaaaatttcatttttctagctatcacagttcgtgagatacagcctggtgacagacggacggacggacggacggacggacggacggacggacagcgaagtcttagtaatagggtcccgttttaccctttgggtacggaaccctaaaaaagtaacGTTTTGTGTATATAGATtgggatatacagggtgattcatgagacgtgagcaggactaatcctgcacactcagtaactgataattgatcgatcaccgtcgtatttaggtgaaacaaccacactttttcctatttttttactttttggcgaggccaagtttaattctctacaatcatggtcaccctacaagacctaatttataaacataaaacctctttaaccgtaatgacagcattatgattacgaagaaaaaaaactgtcaaacttgagtgagatacgagttttcaaaagtaaccagaccgtgatgacattcaatttgacacagaatatcggtagtttagtattctacttgtagggtgaccattcatgtcgtaaataaattaataactattttttttcaacacgactagaaaatttacgttaacctcactaatactgatacgaaacagttgcttataatttacgaaatgcgcagtgttagtcctgctcacgtctcctgaatcaccctgtatattgagTGTGAAGTGCATACCTACgtatttgttaaaaatatagTTTAATGTAATGTTTGGCTGGGCTATTATCATTTATCAGAGATAAGAAGGTAGGTAAGAGGGTATTGCTCTACCGCCAAGGGGTAgttctttttagtgttccgtacaaaactttgttcacggaacacttatgggatcacttcggtcttgcaaatcagttaaatgcgttttttaaTCTGAAGAAGGTGTTGCTTAAGTCGGGTTTTGAAACTATGAAGACCATTTAATATCTGTAGTTGTGGAGGAATATTATTCCAACACTTAGTTGCTGATGTGTATTTAAAACTACCTCTAAAAGCGGTGGTGCAGTGATGCGAAGCTACTAATTTGctgctttattttatttatttttattacaaggaGATAGAACAGAAGCATGCAAGTGAAGAACAATATGGATAGAATATACGTAACTAGTACAATACAGATTATGCTGTTTCCTTAAACATATCTCACCGAGAACATAAGTGGTATTAAAATGTAAACCTAGTAACATGCAGACACTTAACTATTTTAACTACAACTACTAAAACGACTTTAATTTACAGTTAAACATAATAATGTATATTATGAAAGTTACGATCCATAAAATATCTATCTTACTGTGTACTtactgtgttttttttttgtacaattttgTGACAGCAGCCTTGAATGAGGCGCGGGAGCATGAGAATAAATCTACATTAGAGAGTAACTTGTTGTGGTGGTCGCAAATTCTGTGTATGGGAGCCCGTTTGCCTGCGTTGGAACGCGTAATCGGGAAACTAAATAAATGTTTGGACCTGGTCAACTTCTGCGGAGTGCGGAACTGTAGGGCCGCGAGGAGTTGCGGGCAGTCTACATCGGCTACGCAGATGTTGCGCAGCATCACTGCGTCAGCAACGGCTCGTCGGTCCTCCAGAGACAGAATGTTATACTTGATCAAAAGATCAGCGTATGAACAACGTGGACTCTTCATTTTAAAATTTAGGAAACGTAAGAACTTCTTCTGCACCATCTCTATTTTATCAATGTAAATTTGATAGTATGGGTTCCACGCTACTGAAGCATACTCTAGATACGATCTTACAAGTGATTGATATAGTAGAATGAGAGTGTCCTGTTTTTTGAATGGTTTAGATGTACGTATAATGAAGCCGAGCATCTGGTAGGTACGCTTTTTTTACAATGCTATCTACGTGTACATCAAGGGTCAATTTCGAGTCTAAGTGCATACCTAAATCACGAGTGCTTTCAATAGTTTCCAGACGGTGTTGATTTATATGATATGAGTTAtgaattatatttttcttttttgtaaATATCATATGTTTACATTTGTTGAACGCtagaaataattttttttttttgcaatagtcATAAAGCTTATTTAAGTCATCTTGTAGTAAGGTGGTGTCTTCATGACATTGCACCCTTTTATAGATTTTGAGATTGTCAGCATATAATAGGATGTGACTGTGTTCAAAGCAGGACGAAATGTCATTAATAAATACAACAAATAGCAGGGGCCCTAAAATTGACCCCTGGGGCACACCAGACGTTACGGCTGTAGGTGACGATGTGAACCCATTCACTGGTGCTGACCGATCTAAGGCCATATTTCATTGAAGTTCATTGAAGTGTTTGAGCGCCAGGTGAACTTTTCAAAGAGATACTCCGGTACATCCGGTACAGTAATCCGGTACGGtccgtaacattaaatataattttaaaggtattaggtaaatattcattgaaaaacataaaaatgttatgGTGTATTTAAAACATGTCAACAAATGTAGAAAATTATCTTTAAGTTCGTTTTTCAACAACTTAggcaatatttaattaaaacaattttctCGAACTAACTTCTTTGTTGAAAAcgataaataatgtaaaaataactaTAGTAAAATTTTGTCGCTTTCTAGAGCCCTCGTACCTATACATGCTTAATATATGCATGTTTACCAACCcatcttctgtacctaataccAACATAAGTGAAATAATTTTTGGcacaaatttcatttttggtacaagtttttatcgccgactgtacttttctttcaacaggcaactacttaatactcatcgagacaattctaaaaaccccaaacacagttaggtttcgttgttttatcacagagatcctatggccacctccggtctccatcatcagatcagctcgatgacaccataatattgcattgttacccgacttacgtatgtatgaaaaatttcagctcaatcgcaAACCGGGaactggatcaaatttaacttgcaaaatttgattaggtacagacagacagacaacggtaaggtgaaagtaaataaaagcttgtaaaaaaaggcTGAGTACAGGGTGAAACATTTCTAGAGACTGACCTGAAAGGATAGTGTTAGTGATCTATTTTTCACCCCTGAAAACACCCGAATAGCAAAGGTCATTGGGCGTTTTTGACCCGCTTTATGAATTTTCGCGTACAAAGACCAAACTAGTTTTAAAATAGAGAATTTAATCTCACTTttctaaatatgtaatttatttttatgtatcaCCCGGCAGAAAATAGTTATTCAACGGTACGAGAtagtattattaatgtttttactttCAGCACTGTGCAAAAGTGTGGTTCATGCAGCATGAGAAGAGTTTTATAGCATAATGGCATATGAAATGTTGTCAATTGCAGCTGTTGCCGGGGTGGTCACCTCTGCAGTTTCTGCAGGTGGCCTTCTGGTCTAGAGGTCGCCTGCATTGGCTGGCCCAGTGTGGTTCGGCGCAGCGAACGCAGGCGAGCTGTCTGTGACATCCATGTGATGAGTGCCGGAAGCCCTGGCAGCGGTGACATTGCGCGGGCCCCTTCTTTCCGCGCCATGCCTCCACCTTGACACTCCTCATGCGGAGAAGCTCCGACATCCCGTATTAGATGCCCATGTGCAGCCCGGGCGGCCTCCTCTTGCGTCTATCCGTTTGGCGTGTTTGGGGTGGTCCAGCTTCTCCAGGGGTTCCTTGATATCTTCAATCGGTGTGAAGGAGGGGAGACCCCTGCGGTACTCCGCCTCGGAGCGGAGCTCGAAGAGTATCCCAGCCCCCAGCGGTGTGGTGAATGGTGACTCCCCCTTTATTTCGCGCCTGCTGCCTTTTTCGACGAATTAACAATTGATTTTGATCATGCagaattaaaatattgtttttttagaactggattttatttttgttcctcTTGATATTGAACAATATAACAACAGCAACGCAATATAACAGCAGCTATTCAgagtatttttgaaataattccaATAGTTTTGACTTAATTCATTGCAAAAATGCTATAATGATatgaaatgatttttatttctttctcATTCTCCCATGGTTTGCAAGAATGCGACTCATACCACTGAGTAGTAGATAcatttacctacatacctagCCCTATTTCGTTTGTGTACGCTGTGGGTCATATTATGTCCGAACAAAACGCCCAATGAcctttcatcgaaatcgttagagccgtttccgagatccccgaaatatatacataaatgtatatacaaaaattgctcgtttaaaggtacttATATACAGATATTAATTGAGGAATTCATGCGTAACGAACAAGAATTaattagttaaattataaataaataaataaaatgtatgcgTATAACCGCTGACACAACGGTACAATTATTATTTCTGGTTACATTCATTTTGTTTTTCAGGAACTAAGAATCTAGGTGTGGGGACCCTTCTAAACCGGCGGACGGTAATCACATCAGCGAACATTGTAGAACCGTATTTAGATAACGCAGAAGAACTCCGCGTCTGGGCACTTGGTCGAGGGACTTACTACTACACACCTTTCAGGTAGGTACCCAGCCTTGTTGTGGTAACATTACCTACACCTACTCGTAAGGAAGGTAAGGACGTGATACAGGTACGATACGCTTGatattaaataggtacgtaggagagcaattctcaaaaagtttgtgcttttcgatcacatcttagatttctataTAAAAACTGGTGTGCtgaagctgaacaacttccaccacatttcccaaaatgtcccagaaagttTCTAAGACACATTGTTTTTTTGGTACCAAATGTGTAAGGAaatctgcgggcgcagcacggttccatttttatcgcctatcaCTATGCGGTCTATGCGCATCCCTTTCGCActcacatacttgttagaacgtgacaggcatggtgacaagcgataaaaacgcgaTCGTGCTACGGGGGCTGGTAACAAAACAGGAAAGTTTTATAATaactttctgggacattttgggaaatatggtggaagttgtttagcttcatgtactttaccagcacaccattttttatagaaatctaagtGTACAAACTGTGAACTAAGtgtgatcgaaatgtacaaacttttGGAGAATTGCTCAGgagataaacataattaaaattatgtatgtTTCAAGCAAGTATGTAAATGAGAAAATGATAGATTTTCTCTATATTTTCTCATTTACATACGTTTgcatgttttaaaaatgtattgaaaTCTTCAGACCTGTTTTCGAGAAGCATTTTACATGTACAGTAGAAGCCACTTAATACGATCACTGTGCGATCACTTTAATAATATTTCCCGCTTAATTTTCAATGGTTTCTGTAACTTGTATTTACATTTACTCAAGGTTAATTTAATAAGCGAAAGATGCGTTTTTAgttctatacatatattagcTAAAGAAGCGGGTAGTTCATTCTGCTACTTTAATGGTAAACGATATTCATTTTCTAACTCTAACTTAACACATATATGAGTTTGTTAACACATGGGTTGTATTAGTAGAACGTATAATTTTAATGATGTACTTACAGGTATCGAGTTTGGCGAGCCAGAAGAGTCATACCCAAGAGCAACAACCCAGAACACGAACACGGCCCAAGAGGCACGCATATTCCGAGACACGACATCTCCATCATACACACCAGAGAGCAAATGTACTTGTACCCATACTTGCCCCGCACGTATCACTATTCAATAAGAGCCATCATCCCCCCAAAGCACATGACACTTCCGGAAGACATGATATTCGCAGGGTCAGGTTACGAAGACCTAGAGCATATCAAGGAGAACTACAAAATAACTTATCAGGCGCTGTTGAAAAGCGAGATCGTCGACTGTTCCCGATACGTCGTCAAATGGTGGGGTAAATTTATATGTTTTAAGGGTAATTACGACCAGAAAAGAAGAGCTGGAATACCGGCCGGAGGGCCGGTATTGACAGCCCAAATGCAAATTGTGGGCATAGGATGTTTTGAGATAAGGTACAATGAAGATCGTATAGCGGTGTTCACGGATGTGAGGTACTACGTTGACCACATTTATGTATTGTCCAATATCACTTGGGGGGAGTACTATGACTATGCTTATCAACTTTATGGTAATTATTTAAGTTGGTTTTGGACGGGGAAAAATCAGGCTTTCATACCGGCTTGGACGAGTTATATTATGCATGACAACTTTGCTCCATTGGGAAAGTAACTgtaaatgaaaataattattatatgtatgtaactgTTATTTAAAACTTcaataaagttttattaatatGCCACCCCAAAACTTTTGTAtcttacatttttagggttccgtaaccaaatggcaaaaaacggaacccttatggattcgtcatgtctgtctgtctatctgtttgtccgtccgtatgtcacagtcacttttttccgaaattaTAAGAACTATATATACTGTTGAAagttggtaagtagatgtattatgtgaaccgcattaagattttcacacaaaaatagaaaaaaaaaacaataaattttgggggtacCCCATCCTTGAACTgaaacaaatttattttcatcaaacccaaTCTGTGGATAGGTctttaaaaatgatattgaggtttctaatatcatttttttctaaagtgaataaatagtttgcgcgagagacacttccaaagtggtaaaatgtgccccccccccgtaacttctaaaataagagaatgataaaactaaaaaaaatatatgatgtacattactatgcaaacttccaccgaaaattggtttgaacgagatctagtaagtaggtagttattttttaatacgtcataaatcgtaaaccgcaattttattatgttacttgctgctacggaacccttcatgggcgagtctgactcgcacttggccacttttttattaattatcgtCGTTCTAGTCTAGGGTTAAAAATAGAGgaaaaacagtcgagtacgtttgaaAAAATCATTAGCGGTAATGATTCCTCTTAATGCGGCAATGTCTTAAAGTGGGTGCGCATCCATTACGTCCGATAGGCAGTCCATAACGACGGCGACAGCTGGTCGTAAACTGTCCCTGCGGACCGATATCTACGGCAACCTCCACTATAAATCATAGCACGTTACTTTGATATCGATCAGAAAGGGGAATTTTAATTCGTATGCATCTCATAAGTAACGGGACTTATGAGTTTAGAGGTAATCTTACAAGTGTTatcgatttaataaattaacataaTATGTCAGCCTAGATatctaacaaaataaatataacttaatagaTTCTTTGTATTTTTGCATTTCCTACATCATGTAGCCTGTTTATAGACAAGTAAGGTGCTTAAAAATGTCGTATTGAGGGGCGCTTAAAGTGCTATTGGGTCAGAGTTGCAAGTCATGTTGAGCCAGGGTGTCGAAAGGCTGGTAATGGAAACGTCGGCCATTCGACACGGCGGCGACGCATCCTTCCGCCCGCGGCGAAGCGCGACCCCCCGACCCCACAACACCCACGTCAAAACACTAGCCGCTTCACCAAAAAAGTGTGAAATTATCTTAAGTGGTCTGTGTCTACGAAACTCCCTCTTAAAATCGGGCTAATATAACGGTACGTTTTAAGTAAAGATAGAGGCATAGATAAGTTAATAAGATTATTATTATACGTCCGGACGGGGTCGGGGACCGGCTTTTAGGGACGGAATGTTTCGGAAACCGTGTATAAAAAACGAGTGGACCTCTGGGATCAGTCATTCCGCGCTTGACCAGGGTGCGCGCCTCTCCGCTCCCGAATAACTAGTGTGGAGCCTCCTGAACCCTCGCTCCTTCAGTCCTGGCTTCGACTTCGTAAAGGGTGAACGTTTTGCTCGCATCAGTATCCTCTACGGCAGTGCAATGTTTCCGGATATGACTGGAACGGTAAGTTGAATTTGTTCCAAATtacttattataatattgtGCAATAACTATAATGCTTGTGACTTTAGGAAGGAACGcgatgagtttttttttatttgaaattttcaACAATCTTACAAATAATACTATAGCGTAAATAAAAAGTTTATGACCTTatcaaagacaataaaatatatctAGTACTTTTTCTAGCAACATATAGTCATAACTGTTATCGGTACGTGTAAATACAAAAGCTACCTCTATAGAAAACCCTAACATTATTCAAGATGATAGCTATAGCGAAATACAAGCGCTTTAATGTATAAAGTCATTTTTGAAACTTGTTAAAAGTTCTATGTATAACAAAAacatagcaaaaaatatttagagAAATTAATTAAGCTTTAACATGTTTATATAGGTACGAGTACCTTCCTACTTGcgaatattatattatgtgcATTTATATAAGTATTGTACAAATAatcaatattgttttttttgtgtaagaACTTTTAAGTTTGTTATTCGTGCCATTAATATCATAATAGTAAAGACTgacttaaattaaaatcaaacaTTAACACCCCATCCCGCATAGATTAGACACCTACTAAGCGcttcttgcaccatcccactaagccggggttaaccggttaaacctggagttatcatggttaccagtacaatttgacacttgatttacggttaaccccgggtttgcTAAAccagaaaatctttgaatgcagttttgtttcttttcaaaaataaaggaatgtctcctttaagtgaaatgagccagcttaaggatttaaggtagtttccctccagggcccgacttatctttccacactgtatacataagcagtggtggccgagtggatatgacgtctgaatttcaatccggaggtcgcgggttcaaatcctggctcgtaccaatgagtttttcggaatttatgtacgaaatatgatttgatatttaccactagattttcggtgaaggaaaacatcgtgaggaaacctgcatacatctgcgaagaaattcaaaggtgtatgtgaagtccccaatccgcattgggctagcgtggggactatagcccaagccctctcgcgcatgagaggaggcctgtgctcagcagtgggacgtataaaggctgaaatgatgatgatgatgacgtatATAATGATATCTATCATACCCAGATCTAGTACCTTGCTCAATCAGACTTTACATTAGTACCTATACTATGGTACATATATCTCACAGGAACAGGAACCTAacgggcattttcacttaattgaacacctttaacggccggttagcaatcgttacaaaactgacggtcaatgtcaaatcccatacattttgtcaggaatgtaacggttaaacgttactgaaacacgacttaagttgCGCTTAACTAGTACAAGTGAAATGAAAATGCCCTAACTCGTAAAACAATAAGACATATATTGTACGAGTATTAACCAAAATAAATCAATGAATACCTTTTTATACGATCAAAAAAGTCGCTGACTATGTTATTGTTTACCTTCCCTTAATGATGGTGTATTGTAGGAGTTCCACCAAGCGACTAGCACTGTTGCAAGTCACGCAGTCGTCTCCTGCCCGCTGCACTCCGTTGTGACAGTatcctggacccctattcgacaagcgacgtttgacgtatcgtgttgatctcccgttgatgtgggaaaaatcataagttctcgaatacgtacaatgtcaaaatttgacattaacaatccacagttagggtgacaagcaaaccaaaccgaatcacctttagtttagagtggagttttggttgtaccaaatgatattatccaccgttgatggaatcaaaactcagtatgcgataaaatcaactgttgatttgacgtggatgcgaaatctgacagttgtacatgtcgaatttggcccctgactCAGCCTATTGTAATGTCATCACGTcattatttaatttgtactttctTATACATTGATAATTGAGGGTAGGTACACAAATATCACAATTTATACTCAAAATAAGTTTAGTTTTGTTCTGCTATAAATCATTCTTCACAGATCATATAATATCTTTCTtacgtaaataataataaataaatattataggacatcttatacacaaattgaccaagccccacggtaaactcaagaaggcttgtgttgtgggtactcagacaacgatatatataaggtttactcgggtaattccgaatgtcgaaaactgccggataattccgaaaagagacttttattatgatggaattaagggtgattttcatctgaatttcgaaattatccgacattcggtattacctaTTATTCTATCTCTTCTATTATTCTATCTATTCGGAATACAccttaatatataaatacttaaaatacatagaaaacaaccatgactcaggaacaaatatttgtatcatcatacaaataaatgcccttaccaggattcgaacccgggaccatcggcttcataggcagggtcactacccactaggccagaccggtcgtcatattAAGttaatttggtttgattttacaCTCTACTTATTTTTGGTACTTctttttacttacttaatttattttatattactaCATAgcttattaatttagttttatcagcattattgtgtattttttttagttaactTATAATTGATAGATAggtgcttttttttaaatctaccGGGTTgtgagtaggtacatataacaaATCAATGTTTTAAAAATGAACTAAGCgtgtaattaatttttgttaATAGCACACATATTAAGGTGGAATAGCTTTGAATTTAAAGGATTGCCGATGGCCCGGCCGGGACTGGGGTAATATAAATTTACGAACTGGGCTCGCTCGGCCCATTTAAAGATTATTCACGGACCGACACAAATTACTTTATAATGTTCTGGCAAATCACTGTTATTAAGGAAATGTAGTTGGAATAACTCGATACATATTTTATCCCACAAACAGGTTGAAAACTAAATTAACTAACGAGAACAATGAAATAATTACGGGATACA
This region includes:
- the LOC134678615 gene encoding uncharacterized protein LOC134678615, translated to MGTSTESLPKVSVKRLSMFQWQVQTDWFEFWFPDWDWADSCYRRRMSVVAGISIRTKNLGVGTLLNRRTVITSANIVEPYLDNAEELRVWALGRGTYYYTPFRYRVWRARRVIPKSNNPEHEHGPRGTHIPRHDISIIHTREQMYLYPYLPRTYHYSIRAIIPPKHMTLPEDMIFAGSGYEDLEHIKENYKITYQALLKSEIVDCSRYVVKWWGKFICFKGNYDQKRRAGIPAGGPVLTAQMQIVGIGCFEIRYNEDRIAVFTDVRYYVDHIYVLSNITWGEYYDYAYQLYGNYLSWFWTGKNQAFIPAWTSYIMHDNFAPLGK